The segment cctccaaCATGTCTGCATTGACCTGCTGATTCCCTGAGCTGTAAGACAACATACAAAGCCTtgatatttaatacatttaaatatttttagcaCAAACAGGTAGGCACACCTCAGAGTCAAAATAGaccatttttatttacttataaATATGTCCATAGAACACACAGACCACAGCAGTGACAACATCTTTAGGACGAGTCTTGAATTCATCGCATAGCATTAAACTTGACATCACTCACCATGATTTGACGAAAACTTTGAAGGCTgtcgaaaagaaaaacagaaagttgTATAACTGCATTTATTCTGTGAATGTTCAAAGTCATATTGAAACAAGCCAGAGAAGCCATACAACATAAAATGACATCTAAATAAAAGGAACAGatggattttttattattgtctgTGATTTAATTATAGTTTTACTTCCTGAATCCCTTCTAATCATCTGACCTTGTTTGTTAGTGATCAGCCACAGACAGAGCACCAATAACAACAGTAGAGTGATCACTCCGCACTCGACCGTCAATCGGAGCAAGAAGAAACTTCCTGGAAAACAATTAATCATCATGAACATTACTATGCTACAAAATAatcagatgaaaagaaaaacaaagtcctataaaaaataaaacacagtttttGATTCATTTTGAACCCATGAGGTGTCCACACCTTCCCCCTCGACCTGGATCAACACTGCATTATTTCCATAGAGGGTTTTTTCTTGCTGTTGGATGCATCGGGACGGCAGCACCACGCAGCTGTAGTGACCCGAGTCCCTTGAGACGGCGTCCTTGATGAAGAAAGTTGTCTCCCTCCTTGCAACATCAAACTCTTGCACTTGTAGGAAGCTCTCGTTCTTCCTCAGGTAAGACTGGATGACTTGACAGTCACCGAGCGTTTGCAAGGCGTCAGAAACAGCACATCTGAATTCAATGTCTTCTCCCTCGCTGACTGTCCACACCCCGGCCACTGAAATGTCTGCAGGGAGGAAATTAGCTGCATGGCAGAGGGAGAAAATGAGTGGAGTTCGACATGTTGccttaataataatgaaaatatttacCTATAACCTGGATCTGGATGATGTTGTGTCCAATCATTGCTACTTCAGAGAAAGGATAATCCGTTTTGGAGAAAACACAGCTGTAATTTCCACTGTCCTCAAGGCCAACACTGTCTACGACGAAGGTGGAATCGTGTTGATCTTGCTTCTGCGTCACTCTACTGATTCCGAGGCCGTtcttacacaaatacacataaataCTGGAGACTTTCTTGTTGCCAAATGTGCTGCAGGTCACATAAAGGTCACTGTTCTCGCTTATGTTTTTCTGTTGGGACAAGACCCTCGCTGGATAAATATCTGCAAAATCCATGTAATcggacagagacaaacatcatTTTGATGAACGATACAATGCAAAATACTCAGAGATTCCACCTCATTAACGAAGGCTCACCATTGGGCTCATCAGGGATTGGGCTTATAACCAGCTTTACAAGGGCACCTTGAAGAAAAAAAGCAGAATCCCTCTCCTTTAATTTGTTAGCAATATTTCACAgaattataaatacaaacagcTACATAGTGAAATATGTAAAGTTGTGAATACTCACACATAAGAATGATGATTGTATTCATGACTGTAAGTGAAGTGACACCCATGGACTGTCTCCCTCTGCACGGACTCCCATCAGGTTATTGTCTACACCTACACAAAAGCTGTATTAGCACATGTGCAGAAACTCTAATGAAccacttcctgtgttttttcAAAGAAACCCACCAGATACCTTTCCAAAACAGCTGTgcctttattttaaaatatttcacactGAACAAAAGCTTCCATCTCACATATTTAACATGCGTTGTTCCCTTTCCTTTTATTTGAAGTTTTTACAGGATGTAACCAGCCGAGTTTGTTAACGGATACCTTTAGAAACTCATTTATTTGAGGGTCTATATCACAGCTATCAGTGGGTGAGATCTCCACCTCTAGTTTTCGAGTGAACTAAAATAAAATTCATTAGCCAGGGGATTTCTTATCAGATGGGACAGAGAGCATATCTGTCTGCTCTCTGCTGCCTTTACATTAAATATGGGCTGGGTTTCCCTGCAATCACACGGCTTGCCACCTGCTTGGATTTTTAGCTTTTTGATAAGAATCAAAAAGTGATGTACAGACAATAAGCGCCCCCTACAGGGTGCTTAGACTCTCAAACGTGAATAGATTCAGTGTATCTGGTAGCTTGTAACATGGAGGCTGTGATACCCATCTGTATGGATtcgttaaattaataataatcataatgatAAATTAGATTTATACAGCGATTTGTCAGTCACCCAAGGCCACTTTACAGAATTTGGAATTAATATAAGCCAaatgcagaaataaataaataaataaaatataatagatGAAATGCTCTTATGGTATAAACTTGTGATCAAAAGACTTGTGATAATTTATATGCACTGAGCTAATGTTATAGCGGCAGCACACACTGTCTAGTACACTAGTACACATAGAGAATTGTGTTTTGTCCAGAGAGTTTTTTTCAGATGAGGACGGGAGAGGAAGACAATAAGTTCCTTCATCACTCGCTCTCCATATTGACTGTGATTCAATAAGCTGAGTTATCTGCGAGGGGGCTCAGAGTCTGTAAAACACAACAGAGCCTCATTGACCTCTTTGAACGACAACTACATCCCACAGCTTTGGTCTCTGAACTATTTCAGAATCTACGATTGAATCGTCCTCTGCGAACTATGTTAACATTAACATAGTTAGCATTaatacattaacattaacacattaacacattaacattaacaattCAACTGTGTTAATATATTAACAGAAAAACATGGATACAGCAGGATTCAATCATGTACATTCACttaaaatgtctctttaaaCGTCAAATATTTTCAGCATATCTATAGTCACAATTTACTCATTTCTAAATCAGATCCAGAAAGTATCTGGACaaaaccaaacagcagctctcaTATGCATTTTGAGCTCTTTAAGTTTCAATTTGTAAACTTTCAATGAATGTTACAACTGATATTACAGATATTAAAGTATGTTACAATACAGGTTGTGATGAAATGGGTGACATATCCCTTTAAAACagccaaaaatattttttttctcgcTTGTAGTTTCAAAAAATGACCACATGATGTCGCTTTCTGACAAAACATCAGTCACTAATATTCAGATCCCGAGTGTGGCACCACATTTCCTCAGAGTTTAGGATTGTCGGTTATCAACTCGCCAGTGACTGCAAATTAGGTTTTTTTACATATTGACTTAATTTCAATGGTTTTTTTTGGACAAGTCGTCAGGATTTGAGTGtctgagtattttttttttttattccactttTGGATCCactctcttttccttctctgaGCCGCTGGACAAGACTCGTATAAGTAACGGCTGCTGTGCAGTTCAACATTCTCAAGATGGAAGTTTTGTCAAAGTGACTCAAATGTCCTCCAGGAGTAACAGAGGCTGGAGGAAGAGTCCAGCTGTTCCCAGGATACACACGAGGACAAAAACCCACAGGAAGATCCTGTCGATCACCATGGCAACGTACTTCCAGTCATCCTGAACCTGTGAGGACATCACAGCAGAAACATTATAGATTCTTGTaagtagatttttttgtttttgtttgttatttctaaTAAAAGCTTGATTATACTTGTACTCACCTCCTTTGCTTCATTCTGCAGTCTCATGTTCTCTGCTATGTATTTGACACTCTCAATGGCCTCCCTGATCTCAGGAGAGAGCGGCAAAAGGGACAATATCCCTACGTCCAGAGACTCGGAGCTGGAGCATTGACTCTCCTCTACCAAACCAGCATTGCCTCCTGTCAGCGCTGCCAGGCACTCTAGTCCTCCACTCCCTCCCCCAGAGTCTGTAGGCAACTTGCCAGATCTCTGGTGCCAGCAGCAGTTGCAGCGACCCTCGCAGCACAATAACCCAGAGCCTGCGTCTTTTCCCGGGTCTGCGTTCAGGTTATTGAGCTTGGAGAGCTCCGTGTTGTTGAAAAGCCGCTGGCGGTTGGTCAGGCTGGAGGCCAGGGCCTGAGGTCTGTACTGTTTCTGCAAGGTGCCCGACGAATGAATGGAGCAAGGTCTAGCATGCATTGTGTTGACGCTGTCGACTACTGCCACCTTCTCAGGGTCCCTCTCTGGCCTGGTCATGAACATCACCCGGGGCAGCAGTCCCAGGAACACACGGCGCACCCAGCAGGGCATGGTGTGGGTCTGTGGTGTGCGGTAGTGGACGTTCAAGACAAAAACAGTGATGACAATAGAGAGGGTGACAAAGAtcatggtgaagaggaggtaCTCGCCAATCAAGGGTATGACCAGTGATGTGGAAGGGATGGTCTCGGTAATAACCAGCAGGAAGACCGTTAAAGAAAGTAGAACAGAGATGCACAGGGTGATCTTCTCACCACAATCAGACGGCAGGTAAAAGACGAGCACGGTGAGGAAGGAGATGAGCAGGCAGGGGATTATCATGTTGACGGTATAGAAAAGAGGCAGCCGGCGGATGTACAAAGAGTAggtgatgtctgtgtagatttCCTCGCAGCAGTTGTATTTAATGTCGTGTTTATAACCAGGGGCATCGATGATCGTCCACTCGCCGCTCTCCCAGAAGTCCTTCAGGTTGATGGTGGAGCCAATCAGCACCAGATCGATCTTGGCCTTGTCGTAGGTCCAGGAGCCGAATTTCATGGTGCAGTTCTGGTAGTCGAAGGGGAAATATGTGACGTCGATCTTGCAGGAGCTCTTGAAAATAGCTGGAGGGATCCAGGTGACGTCGCCATTGTAACGGAGCAGGGCCTTTGTTTTGTCGTCAACCTGGAAATCTCCAACTGCACTGCAGAgccagagaaagagagtgagcaggacaaagggaaggtttagggagagggacagacataGTAGAAACATGAGTCAGTGAATATTTAATTGAGGGATATAAACAATTATCTATGGTGTCATGGACATATgaatcaaaaaaataaatcttgtaGTTGCCATACATTTGACTCTCGGGACTTTGACTCCTAGGTATCATTAGGTTTTATTATGGACTCTTTTGTTGATGGACAtttcctgtgtctccttgtgtttaggtttgtgttaatttttttctttcggAGTTCtgagtttcctgttttattttgaagtttctacactttgtgtgtctctgccctgacttcctgtctttgacAGTTTCCCTCCCCTGTGATGGTCTGCACTTGTTCATCATGTGTTTCATCTGTGTTTAATCAACTCTGCCTCCCCTGTGTAtgtaagtctctgtgcttccctttgtcgTCACCACCCTGCCGTCATTCATTCACTTTATCCCTCAATTGTGtggttttcttgtgttttgtttttgacctCAGTGTTTTTCCGTTCATGGATTTTTAGATTTTGCCTTTTGTAAAAAATTATCATAAAGGACACCTGTTGTGAGTTTACTTGGCTCCTACCTTGCTTCTGCTTCTTAAACCTTGACAAAATTGCCTATCTGACTTCCCCTTAACAATATGCAAAACCcccaaaatacaatacaatttttCATGAATTTAACCAGCAATTAATAAAATTGTTGATCCAGATGTTTAATGTGGTATTAAGCTTACTTGTTGTACAGCACAATGTCTGGCTTCCATATCCTGCTGGATGGCACACGGATAAACTCCACGCCTCCGAAATCTTTGGGATTCCATCTCAGTTTGTAATCATTCCAGATCTGGAAAACACACCAGAATGATTCATCTGCAGTAAAACAAGCACATATTTCAAACAAAATTTCTGACAAAATCCTTTTCTAATCAAATGCGCTAAAATTTTATAGACTTTTCGTCCACTGTTTTTGACCCTCTCTTGAGGACAGCCAGTGAGACTCATGAGACTCTTAAAGTAACAATAGTAAAGTAACCTGGGAGAGCCGTAAAGATTTCACTCAACACCATCGACAGTGTGGTAAAACGAGGCTGAGTGGGAAAAAACCTTTGTACACTCCTTTCAGACACTCTGTGTTTAAAAAGCTTCCTCTCATGAATAATTCAAGCTGTCAGTCTATCCCTGAATAATACTGTGGGACAGACGGCTGGATCCATACTTGATGTCCTTGCTTGCGGTCAATTTGCAGTCATGCACCATAAACTTACATGTCTCAGCCACAGATTGGTCTCCATGATCTGATTGATTTCATCCTGAAAACAGAGCagaaatgattatgatgataTTAAAGCAAATACAAATGAATGTTGACATATCTTAAGTTAAATCATGAAGTGTCACAGGCAATCATCCAGTCCAGATGCGTTCTGCAGGGTCAGACCTCAGTGTATGCCCCAAACAAGGGGACTGAGAGAGGCACACCTGAGTCCTCTATGCCTGgagcatgacacacacacaacagctggAGGGGGGCAGCAAAGCCTCAGCTTTTATCCTAACAACTGAGTGCTAAAGGTGGAACAGAGGGactgaggagggggagagaggagagatgtggATGTAAGGTTTGTGTCTGACTTTGACTGGGAATGAATCCATCTCAGGAGCCAGTGCCTAACATTAACCATTCATATGGCCATTTAGTGTCCTGGTGAGCTTCTACTCGGCTGGAAAGTAGAGGGAGATAAATGCAGGACAATCTTAATGGGATGGGGAGaatggtgattttttttatcatctatCCCGCGCTTCACCACCAAATCAGTTAGAGAGCAGTGACTCGAAATCGTCCAAGTCAGATCTGAGGAAGATTCATTTAGAATTTAGTGGGGTTCTTTCAGTATGATGTATAATTAACTCTGGCTGCAGGATTTCCTAAAACCTAAAAATCCTGAAGTGGCACTGCTGCATTGCAAAACTCTACACATTGATTTATGTACGTAATAAACAAGAAAAGCAGTTTTCAATGGGGCTTGTGTGCAGATTTTGACAGGTAGAAACACGCTAGCTATTACCCCCCTGTTTCCAgactttatgctaagctaacttcCGACTACTATCTATAATGCATAACATTTAAAACGTGGGTTGGTAATCCTTGAAAAGCTAGCAAGACCTTGctaaacttaaaaaatatgtgACCATTACCAATACATCGAAGCTACGCCCCCAAAACACATTAACGTGCACGGCTTGACTTCTGCTAGACTTTTTTTGTGACTCTTGCAAACTTCTGGCTATCGTCTCTGCTTCAGGATTTAGAACAAAGTATTGAAAGTTTAAATGAGCCCATATAGCTCCACTGGAAGGATGACCGACAACAATTGAGTCTAGGTTAGCAGCGCACCAGGTGTTCTAAGGGAATAACAGTCATCCATCAGCACAGGGAGATCCACAGCCTGCTATATTAACACAGTTAAGGAGAGAGTGATAAAATATCCTTTATCTCATTGTCTTGTCTACATTCAGACAGGTATTCAATACTTATAAAAGTCGTCTGAGAGAACAGATAAAGATGTCTTATACACTGGGTAAATGGAAGCAAATTGAGATGGACTTCATTGTATCAGATCTCACATTATCCACGGACTCGTCAATAGAAAGTCATGGCCATTTTCaaatttttgtctctttttttggAATAGTGCAAtgtaaacatttctttaaaaatctTCCTTCTTTACAGTAGGGTGGCAAAGAAGGTACATATCAAAAAAGTTCCCAGTTCAAATCCCAGCTTGTCTGCATGGGATCTTTCCATGTGGAGTTAGCATGTTCTCACCGTGTCTTCTCCAGCATTGAATGTAGACTCTGAATTGTCCGTAACTGTGAATTCAAGCAtaaatgtctgtttgtctctttttttaaataacgtaACCAGATGACTTTTGGTAAGAtccttgtccttcaacacaggTAGAGGGACTGATGTGTTATTGTGCAGTAAAATTCAAagcctttcctttttttaacgAGTGAAGCCATCGTCCTTTTCAGTTGCGAGCCTTTTTGCTTAATTGTCGACATCCACTCTGGACCAGTCTGATTCGAGCTGCAGAGCTGCCTGACCGGCCCCCACCGCTCTACACTGAACCAGCTCCGGCGTACACCCGTCGTTAAATGGAGAGGTGCTCATGTGAAGTGGCAGTGATTGAGTGATAGTCCTCGGCCTGCGCTGAGCTGTGCCTAGACAGCTGACATTTCCCATCTTGTCTGAGCCAGGCTGGTGCGCTCCTCAGTATTATATAGCTCAAACACCATGGGCTAG is part of the Pleuronectes platessa chromosome 1, fPlePla1.1, whole genome shotgun sequence genome and harbors:
- the chrna3 gene encoding neuronal acetylcholine receptor subunit alpha-3, coding for MSQLVKVDEINQIMETNLWLRHIWNDYKLRWNPKDFGGVEFIRVPSSRIWKPDIVLYNNAVGDFQVDDKTKALLRYNGDVTWIPPAIFKSSCKIDVTYFPFDYQNCTMKFGSWTYDKAKIDLVLIGSTINLKDFWESGEWTIIDAPGYKHDIKYNCCEEIYTDITYSLYIRRLPLFYTVNMIIPCLLISFLTVLVFYLPSDCGEKITLCISVLLSLTVFLLVITETIPSTSLVIPLIGEYLLFTMIFVTLSIVITVFVLNVHYRTPQTHTMPCWVRRVFLGLLPRVMFMTRPERDPEKVAVVDSVNTMHARPCSIHSSGTLQKQYRPQALASSLTNRQRLFNNTELSKLNNLNADPGKDAGSGLLCCEGRCNCCWHQRSGKLPTDSGGGSGGLECLAALTGGNAGLVEESQCSSSESLDVGILSLLPLSPEIREAIESVKYIAENMRLQNEAKEVQDDWKYVAMVIDRIFLWVFVLVCILGTAGLFLQPLLLLEDI